The following are encoded together in the Babesia microti strain RI chromosome II, complete genome genome:
- a CDS encoding conserved Plasmodium protein, unknown function (overlaps_old_locusTagID:BBM_II00450), with product MKRSKKTYITFTIQHESQSKEFKLSTQSIKHEIQSNLTLLFGQFAYLRMSKEFNILYYNTMTNYGIIQVNNDFYQEILCCIVVIRNLAKHNVRVDVIHIGRTLKKCKWILVNNYLDSLEKGVIYQKICGTPAGDCVDSAIETLKSISLLPH from the coding sequence ATGAAGAGGAGCAAGAAAACTTACATCACCTTCACTATCCAGCATGAAAGCCAATCTAAAGAATTTAAACTATCTACGCAATCTATTAAACATGAAATACAGAGCAATTTGACACTCCTTTTTGGCCAATTCGCCTATTTGCGTATGTCCAAGGAATTCAACATTTTGTACTATAACACTATGACTAATTATGGGATTATACAAGTAAATAACGATTTCTACCAGGAAATACTATGCTGTATCGTTGTTATTAGGAATTTGGCAAAACACAATGTAAGAGTGGATGTGATACACATTGGTAGGACGCTCAAAAAATGTAAGTGGATTCTTGTAAATAACTACTTGGATTCATTGGAGAAGGGTGTGATATACCAAAAGATTTGTGGTACTCCTGCTGGGGATTGCGTCGATTCTGCCATAGAAACACTAAAGTCCATATCGTTGTTACCCCACTAA